In a single window of the Candidatus Celerinatantimonas neptuna genome:
- the ppiB gene encoding Peptidyl-prolyl cis-trans isomerase B, whose amino-acid sequence MVTLHTNFGDITLELYADKAPKTVENFITYAKAGHYDGTLFHRVIDGFMIQGGGFASGMKEKPTNATIENEANNGLANEIGTIAMARTMEPHSASSQFFINVNDNDFLNFKSETPQGWGYCVFGKVTEGMDIVNKIKAVPTGNFGFVHQDVPLDEVLINSVSVSE is encoded by the coding sequence ATGGTTACGTTGCATACCAATTTTGGTGATATCACTTTAGAACTATATGCCGATAAGGCACCAAAAACAGTGGAAAATTTTATCACTTATGCCAAAGCCGGCCACTACGACGGAACTCTCTTTCACCGCGTGATTGACGGGTTCATGATCCAGGGTGGTGGTTTTGCCAGTGGCATGAAAGAAAAGCCAACCAATGCGACCATTGAAAACGAAGCAAATAATGGCCTTGCAAATGAAATCGGTACCATTGCCATGGCCCGTACAATGGAACCACATTCGGCTTCATCACAATTTTTCATCAACGTTAATGATAATGATTTCTTGAACTTTAAATCAGAAACACCGCAAGGCTGGGGATACTGTGTATTCGGCAAAGTGACTGAAGGTATGGATATTGTTAATAAAATCAAAGCAGTTCCTACCGGTAATTTCGGATTTGTTCATCAGGATGTTCCATTAGATGAAGTTCTGATTAATTCTGTTAGCGTGAGCGAATAA
- the cysS gene encoding Cysteine--tRNA ligase → MLKIYNTLTRQKEEFKPITPGKVGMYVCGVTMYDYCHIGHGRTFVAFDTIARYLRWRGFDLTFVRNITDIDDKIIKRAAENGESCEALVKRFTKAMHEDFSALSIQAPDIEPTVTTHMPEVIAVIEKLIANGNAYQGENGDVMFAVDSFADYGKLSQQNLEMLQAGARVDVNENKRNPLDFVLWKKAKPGEPHWHSPWGDGRPGWHIECSAMNMKHLGDVFDIHGGGSDLTFPHHENEIAQSCCAHHTPYVNYWLHSGMVQVDKVKMSKSLGNFFTIRDVLKEYDGQSIRYFLVSGHYRSQLNYSEENLKQARASMERLYTALRGVELAKAKDSLAKKYRNEFMAAMDDDFNTPEALPVLFDLAKNLNRLKDSDPHEAGQYASLLVELGGVLGLCQLDPEEFLRGHGDSDETARIEAFISQRNEARAAKDWAKADEARDALAAMGVVLEDGPNGTTWRKG, encoded by the coding sequence ATGCTGAAAATATACAATACGCTGACACGACAAAAAGAAGAGTTTAAGCCAATTACGCCAGGTAAAGTTGGTATGTATGTCTGTGGAGTGACAATGTATGATTACTGTCATATTGGTCATGGTCGTACTTTCGTTGCATTCGATACGATAGCTCGTTACTTGCGTTGGCGGGGTTTCGATTTAACTTTTGTTCGAAATATTACCGATATCGATGACAAAATCATTAAGCGTGCCGCTGAAAATGGCGAAAGCTGCGAAGCATTGGTTAAGCGATTTACTAAAGCAATGCATGAGGATTTTTCTGCGTTAAGCATTCAGGCTCCAGATATTGAGCCAACAGTGACAACACACATGCCTGAAGTGATTGCTGTGATTGAAAAATTGATTGCCAACGGTAATGCTTATCAGGGTGAAAATGGTGATGTAATGTTTGCTGTAGATAGCTTTGCAGATTATGGCAAACTGAGCCAACAAAATCTGGAGATGCTACAAGCCGGGGCCCGTGTTGATGTGAATGAAAATAAGCGTAACCCGCTTGATTTCGTTTTGTGGAAAAAGGCTAAACCTGGTGAGCCTCATTGGCATTCTCCCTGGGGAGATGGTCGTCCCGGATGGCATATTGAGTGTTCAGCAATGAATATGAAGCATCTGGGAGATGTTTTTGATATTCATGGGGGCGGCTCTGATTTGACATTTCCGCATCATGAAAATGAAATTGCACAGAGTTGCTGTGCGCATCATACGCCTTATGTTAATTACTGGTTGCACAGTGGTATGGTGCAGGTCGATAAGGTTAAGATGTCCAAATCTTTAGGCAATTTTTTTACCATTCGTGATGTTCTTAAAGAGTATGATGGCCAGTCGATTCGTTATTTCTTGGTATCAGGGCATTACCGGAGCCAATTGAATTATTCTGAAGAAAATCTCAAACAAGCCCGTGCTTCGATGGAACGGTTATATACCGCTCTACGTGGTGTTGAATTAGCAAAGGCCAAGGATAGCTTAGCTAAAAAATACCGGAATGAATTCATGGCTGCAATGGATGATGATTTTAATACGCCTGAAGCATTGCCGGTTTTATTTGATCTGGCTAAAAATCTTAATCGCCTTAAAGATAGTGATCCTCATGAGGCTGGCCAATATGCAAGTTTGCTGGTGGAACTCGGCGGGGTTTTAGGGTTATGTCAGCTAGATCCCGAAGAGTTTTTGCGTGGTCATGGTGATAGCGATGAAACGGCTCGGATTGAAGCATTCATTAGTCAACGTAATGAGGCTCGTGCTGCAAAAGATTGGGCTAAAGCGGATGAAGCTCGTGATGCATTAGCAGCGATGGGGGTCGTTTTAGAAGATGGTCCAAATGGAACAACCTGGCGTAAAGGCTGA
- the lpxH_2 gene encoding UDP-2,3-diacylglucosamine hydrolase → MVSYFIADLHLSDKRLDIVKAFVRFLQEQAIHADALYILGDLFDVWVGDDIKNQTSNIVATELKQLTDSGVCCYFIYGNRDFLLGSSFLKRCGMQRIQDQTIINLYGRKTMLLHGDILCTLDENYQKFRKTVHKKWLQWLFLHLPKSIRFHIAAKMRTKSQADNSQKADSIMDVTPDEVVKKFQQYQLDWMIHGHTHRPAIHSFPHSTQQRIVLGDWYEQRSILCVSECGIELQGDKL, encoded by the coding sequence ATGGTTAGCTACTTTATTGCCGATTTACATTTAAGCGATAAACGCCTTGATATAGTCAAGGCGTTTGTTCGTTTTTTACAAGAACAAGCCATACATGCTGATGCGCTCTATATTCTGGGGGATTTATTTGATGTATGGGTTGGTGATGATATTAAAAACCAAACCAGTAATATTGTTGCCACCGAACTTAAACAGTTAACTGACTCAGGGGTTTGCTGTTATTTCATTTATGGCAACCGCGATTTTTTACTCGGGTCATCATTTTTAAAACGCTGCGGTATGCAACGAATTCAGGACCAAACGATCATCAATCTTTATGGCCGGAAAACCATGTTGTTGCATGGTGATATTCTTTGTACTCTGGATGAAAACTACCAAAAATTTCGTAAAACTGTTCATAAAAAATGGCTTCAATGGCTCTTTCTCCATCTACCAAAATCAATTCGCTTTCATATTGCCGCTAAAATGCGAACCAAAAGCCAGGCTGATAACAGCCAAAAAGCTGACTCAATTATGGATGTGACACCCGATGAAGTGGTTAAAAAATTTCAGCAATATCAACTTGATTGGATGATCCACGGTCATACTCACCGCCCGGCTATTCACTCATTTCCTCATTCGACACAACAACGGATTGTTCTTGGCGATTGGTATGAACAACGTAGTATTCTTTGTGTTAGTGAATGCGGTATAGAACTACAGGGTGACAAACTTTAA